The Heyndrickxia vini genome contains a region encoding:
- a CDS encoding ABC transporter ATP-binding protein, with product MNVLEIKNLTRKFSDFIAVDNMSLSIAEGEIFGFLGANGAGKSTTINMIAGLLRSNDGTISILGKNIVKNSRYAKMNIGMVPQDLAIYEDLTAYENVKFFAGLYGLRGEELKDRVEEALEFVGLQDKHKSYPKNFSGGMKRRLNIACAIAHRPKLIIMDEPTVGIDPHSRNYILTSVRKLNEMGCTIIYTSHYMEEVEEICSRIAIIDHGKIIAEGTKEQLKSIITNTKDIWIEVKSTENISLDRIKEINGVEAVQLDENLIKINSDTGVNNLNKIIEHFITNHIEIRSLQEKAPNLETVFLTLTGRNLRD from the coding sequence ATGAACGTGTTAGAAATAAAAAACTTAACGAGAAAATTCAGCGATTTTATCGCTGTGGATAATATGTCCCTCTCCATTGCAGAAGGTGAAATATTTGGATTTCTCGGTGCGAACGGGGCCGGAAAAAGCACAACCATTAATATGATTGCAGGTCTACTTCGGAGTAATGATGGAACAATTAGTATTCTCGGAAAAAACATCGTGAAAAACAGTCGATATGCAAAAATGAATATCGGCATGGTTCCTCAAGATTTAGCGATTTATGAAGATTTAACCGCATATGAGAATGTGAAATTCTTTGCTGGCCTATACGGCTTGCGTGGGGAGGAATTAAAGGACCGAGTGGAGGAAGCACTTGAATTTGTCGGCTTACAAGATAAGCATAAAAGCTATCCGAAAAATTTTTCCGGCGGTATGAAACGCCGTTTAAATATTGCTTGTGCCATCGCCCATCGTCCCAAATTGATCATTATGGATGAACCAACAGTTGGGATTGACCCTCACTCCCGTAATTATATTTTGACCTCGGTTCGGAAGTTAAATGAAATGGGCTGTACCATCATTTACACAAGTCACTATATGGAAGAAGTAGAGGAAATTTGCTCACGCATCGCCATCATTGACCATGGAAAAATTATTGCTGAAGGAACGAAAGAACAATTGAAATCAATTATTACGAATACGAAAGATATTTGGATTGAAGTGAAATCGACCGAAAATATATCGCTTGATCGAATTAAAGAAATTAATGGTGTCGAGGCTGTTCAACTCGATGAAAATCTTATTAAAATCAATTCCGATACGGGTGTGAATAACTTAAACAAAATTATCGAGCATTTTATCACCAATCATATCGAAATTCGCTCCTTACAAGAAAAAGCACCAAATTTAGAAACGGTATTTTTAACATTAACAGGTAGAAATTTAAGGGACTAA
- a CDS encoding sensor histidine kinase, with protein MEFWIILNKVALITFIAVNCIRADSENISWVVFASLIYFCINITLYIFKRDIIKKSLICLSIILTICSYHFVYAFFIILLPLSVIELVARFTNSKIILLALTFIPLLYIQIDTQTIYGLVAISSFIIYIIATRHFFLMNKNESQMDQMRKNIQKLTKHLNENKEYIRQSEYTVKLEERNRISQEIHDKIGHSMTGALIQMEAAKRLIELDKEKAAELLQNAINISKEGIENIRMTLKNMKPPTEQVGIHRMRLFIDEFSTKHDLNTTLTHNGNLDTISPIQWKVIHENVTEALTNTMKYSDASQVSVDIKVLNKLIRVEVKDNGKGADKIKKGLGIIGMEERTASINGKIIVDSTHGFSVTTLLPIQ; from the coding sequence ATGGAATTTTGGATCATCCTCAATAAGGTTGCTTTAATTACCTTTATAGCTGTTAATTGCATACGAGCCGATTCAGAGAACATTTCATGGGTTGTTTTTGCCTCCCTTATTTATTTTTGCATCAATATTACTTTATATATTTTTAAACGTGACATTATCAAAAAGTCGCTGATTTGCCTGTCGATTATTTTAACGATTTGTTCCTACCATTTTGTCTATGCATTCTTTATTATCTTATTACCTTTGTCAGTTATTGAATTGGTTGCTCGTTTTACCAATAGTAAAATCATTTTATTAGCGCTAACATTTATTCCATTATTATACATACAGATTGATACGCAAACAATTTATGGATTAGTTGCTATATCAAGCTTCATCATCTACATCATCGCTACTAGACATTTCTTTCTAATGAACAAAAACGAATCCCAAATGGATCAGATGAGAAAAAATATTCAAAAGCTGACCAAGCATTTGAATGAAAATAAAGAATACATACGACAATCGGAATACACCGTTAAATTAGAAGAAAGAAATCGAATTTCTCAAGAAATACATGATAAAATCGGCCATTCGATGACAGGAGCATTAATCCAAATGGAAGCAGCCAAACGGTTAATAGAACTTGATAAAGAAAAGGCTGCGGAATTGCTTCAAAATGCAATTAATATTTCAAAAGAAGGCATTGAAAATATCCGAATGACGTTAAAAAATATGAAGCCCCCTACCGAACAAGTTGGAATCCATCGAATGAGACTTTTTATAGATGAATTTTCAACAAAACATGACTTAAACACTACCCTCACTCACAATGGGAATTTGGATACGATTTCCCCTATCCAATGGAAAGTTATTCATGAGAATGTGACGGAGGCTTTAACAAATACGATGAAATATTCGGACGCCTCTCAAGTATCCGTGGATATTAAAGTTCTCAACAAATTAATAAGGGTTGAAGTGAAGGATAACGGTAAAGGGGCAGATAAAATAAAAAAAGGTCTTGGCATTATTGGGATGGAAGAACGAACAGCCTCCATCAATGGGAAAATTATCGTTGACAGCACCCACGGTTTCTCCGTTACGACTTTGCTGCCTATCCAATAA
- a CDS encoding response regulator transcription factor codes for MTKIKVIIADDNSFIREGLKIILNTYEEFEVLDTVNDGQEAVDYCKKHKVDIALLDVRMPNMNGVEATKILSEQTTTKPIILTTFDDDEYILDAVKNGAKGYLLKNNNPERIRDAIKTVFNGNSIMQDVVLEKIKSNLMEKKETAAKIDAKLFTEREQDIMSLIAKGYSNKEISKQLFISEGTVANYITSILGKTGLEHRTQIAIYFITGKVD; via the coding sequence TTGACTAAAATAAAAGTGATTATTGCAGATGATAATTCATTTATCCGTGAGGGTTTAAAAATCATTTTAAATACGTACGAAGAATTTGAGGTTCTTGACACTGTCAATGATGGTCAAGAAGCGGTCGATTACTGTAAAAAGCATAAAGTGGATATCGCATTGTTAGATGTGCGAATGCCAAATATGAACGGAGTCGAGGCCACAAAGATTCTGTCTGAACAGACGACGACGAAACCAATCATTTTGACGACGTTTGACGACGATGAATACATATTGGATGCTGTGAAAAATGGAGCAAAAGGCTATTTATTAAAAAATAACAATCCGGAACGAATTCGCGATGCGATCAAAACAGTGTTTAATGGAAATAGCATTATGCAGGATGTCGTTTTAGAAAAAATAAAATCTAACTTAATGGAAAAAAAGGAAACTGCGGCTAAAATTGATGCAAAGTTATTTACGGAAAGAGAACAGGATATTATGTCTTTAATTGCAAAAGGTTATTCGAATAAAGAAATCTCAAAGCAATTATTTATTTCTGAAGGAACGGTTGCCAACTATATCACCTCAATATTGGGGAAAACCGGCCTTGAACATCGGACTCAGATCGCCATTTATTTTATTACGGGAAAAGTAGATTAA
- a CDS encoding YjcZ family sporulation protein, translated as MGYGGCMSGGGGYGYAGGGYGGGSTFVLIVVLFILLIIVGASYYY; from the coding sequence ATGGGTTACGGCGGTTGCATGAGTGGCGGTGGCGGTTACGGCTATGCTGGCGGTGGCTACGGCGGCGGATCAACATTTGTTTTAATTGTTGTCTTGTTCATCCTTTTAATCATTGTCGGTGCTTCTTATTACTACTAA
- a CDS encoding transglycosylase SLT domain-containing protein has product MKLYRLCIVMIILAVFGFGQTNVFAASKTDTLVNSAVKLGKVLADMTTVGKKATGKNIPTKEYKAAITKYKSAKSAVNKQSGKQKKTNLSKLKTVNTQISRGKKYIDAVYDKKTRDTVKKLYKTPAEKMKKDLNYPVTVKKAIDETSKLMKTSTSSNKLTAPYYKILVYIDSISQQKMKQQLLKEVKKINSTIPSKLNTGKFSEYVSMEMNFERLDSYISKGKSNANVPGIYNQLKKSISSVSSKTDRARLQKRFTGIMNQLKVSVKELKGMLTKSAVAKGIPPEVVKSIAVTENGSLTQFLSNGEVFKSHDNGYGIMQVTPMSDSDKSYDWNRVKYDLSYNIQAGVEILAKKWNYAFLSSPLMPKINNGEKNLLENWYFAIMAYNGLSTKNDPNKVTKPYQLKVYENLKNRTLMSPEIIKKQDVIFTGNPAKLKTTAIKTKLKTKSTQFYKKNNRVTISSSANFRTKPTTNSTRKTFPKGTKVTILSGAIEDDSSANLFVWYKVSVSGVKGTWYVASSNLK; this is encoded by the coding sequence TTGAAATTGTATCGATTATGTATAGTTATGATAATCTTAGCTGTCTTTGGATTCGGTCAAACAAATGTATTTGCTGCAAGTAAAACAGATACACTTGTCAACTCCGCAGTGAAATTGGGAAAAGTTCTAGCTGATATGACAACAGTTGGGAAAAAGGCTACAGGGAAAAATATCCCGACCAAGGAGTACAAAGCAGCGATAACAAAATATAAAAGTGCTAAATCAGCGGTAAATAAACAGTCGGGGAAACAGAAAAAAACAAATCTTTCAAAACTAAAAACTGTAAATACGCAAATATCCCGTGGGAAAAAATATATCGATGCTGTATATGATAAAAAAACGCGTGATACCGTAAAAAAACTGTATAAAACACCTGCAGAAAAGATGAAAAAGGATCTGAACTACCCAGTTACCGTAAAGAAAGCAATCGATGAAACAAGTAAGCTAATGAAAACGAGCACGTCATCCAATAAACTGACCGCACCATACTATAAAATTTTAGTATATATTGACTCGATTTCTCAGCAGAAAATGAAACAACAACTGTTAAAGGAAGTAAAGAAAATAAATTCAACCATTCCGAGTAAATTGAACACAGGAAAATTTTCTGAATATGTAAGTATGGAAATGAATTTCGAGCGGCTCGATTCGTATATTTCCAAAGGAAAGTCAAATGCGAATGTTCCTGGAATCTACAATCAATTAAAGAAAAGCATATCATCAGTCAGTTCTAAAACAGATAGGGCACGTTTACAAAAAAGATTCACAGGCATTATGAATCAACTAAAGGTAAGCGTGAAAGAGTTAAAAGGAATGTTAACAAAGTCGGCGGTTGCAAAAGGAATTCCACCGGAAGTAGTGAAATCCATTGCCGTTACAGAAAACGGGAGTCTTACACAATTTCTATCAAATGGCGAAGTGTTCAAAAGCCATGATAATGGATATGGAATCATGCAAGTGACACCTATGTCAGATTCCGATAAAAGCTATGATTGGAATCGAGTGAAGTATGATTTATCTTACAATATTCAAGCAGGAGTAGAAATTTTAGCGAAAAAGTGGAACTATGCTTTTTTATCTTCTCCACTTATGCCGAAAATTAATAACGGCGAAAAGAACCTTTTAGAAAATTGGTATTTTGCCATAATGGCCTATAACGGATTATCAACAAAAAACGATCCAAATAAAGTGACCAAACCTTATCAGTTAAAGGTATATGAAAACCTGAAAAATCGGACATTAATGAGCCCAGAAATTATTAAAAAACAGGATGTTATTTTTACAGGCAATCCAGCCAAATTGAAAACGACCGCGATTAAGACAAAACTAAAGACAAAAAGCACACAATTTTATAAAAAGAATAATCGTGTAACAATCTCATCCAGTGCAAACTTTCGAACAAAACCAACAACAAACAGTACTCGTAAAACTTTTCCGAAAGGTACGAAGGTAACGATTCTTAGTGGGGCAATTGAAGATGACAGCTCAGCGAATCTTTTTGTGTGGTACAAAGTAAGCGTCTCCGGAGTAAAAGGCACTTGGTATGTGGCATCATCGAATTTAAAATGA
- a CDS encoding metallophosphoesterase, producing MIVCSSFPVYGYEVEPLSGIVDLRIMETTDLHGNIVDYDYIKHKKTVEYGLARTATLIKQARKEVSNSLLFDDGDLLQGNLLADYIAYIDRFETEPIHPMIKVMNYLNYDAAALGNHDFHYGLDFLHRTIKDAKFPFINANMYVNDHKPFNFNEINMFKPYTIINKKVKDRNGKMHTIKVGVIGFVTPCVMKWEKKSIAGRAKVMDIVKSAEAFVSRMKNEGADIVVALVHSGFDETAKAYEKSENAVSPLSLVPGIDVILFGHQHKVFPDKSKLKGISGVDSSMGTINGVPAVEAGSWGNYLGIADLILQRNNGKWVILHSNSKAVPIFKVEKKKAKPLVKADPIILQMVKEIHEKTIQYSRRISNQK from the coding sequence ATGATCGTATGTTCCTCTTTTCCGGTTTATGGATATGAAGTGGAACCATTATCCGGAATCGTTGATTTGCGAATAATGGAAACAACAGATTTACATGGAAACATTGTTGATTACGACTATATAAAACATAAGAAAACAGTTGAATATGGCTTAGCACGAACCGCCACCCTAATCAAACAAGCGAGAAAGGAAGTTTCTAATTCACTTCTCTTTGATGATGGGGATTTACTGCAGGGAAATCTTTTAGCAGACTATATCGCTTATATTGACCGGTTCGAGACGGAACCGATCCATCCGATGATTAAGGTGATGAATTATCTAAATTATGATGCGGCTGCATTAGGAAATCACGATTTTCATTATGGGCTGGACTTTTTACATCGAACAATTAAAGATGCAAAATTCCCTTTTATAAATGCCAATATGTATGTGAATGATCACAAACCGTTTAATTTCAATGAAATTAATATGTTTAAACCGTATACTATTATTAACAAAAAGGTTAAGGATCGAAACGGTAAGATGCACACGATTAAGGTAGGGGTTATTGGCTTTGTCACACCATGTGTCATGAAATGGGAGAAAAAATCGATAGCAGGTAGAGCAAAAGTAATGGATATTGTAAAATCAGCAGAAGCATTTGTTTCAAGAATGAAGAATGAGGGAGCAGACATTGTTGTTGCCCTTGTGCATTCAGGATTTGATGAAACAGCCAAAGCCTATGAAAAATCTGAAAATGCAGTATCCCCATTAAGCCTTGTTCCTGGAATTGATGTTATTTTATTTGGGCACCAACACAAAGTTTTTCCCGACAAATCCAAGCTGAAAGGAATTTCAGGAGTGGATTCAAGTATGGGGACGATTAACGGGGTTCCCGCAGTCGAAGCTGGCAGCTGGGGAAATTATTTAGGTATCGCAGACTTGATTTTACAAAGAAATAATGGAAAATGGGTTATCCTTCATTCTAACTCAAAAGCCGTTCCCATTTTCAAAGTAGAAAAGAAAAAAGCAAAACCATTAGTAAAGGCTGATCCGATAATTTTACAAATGGTAAAAGAAATCCATGAAAAGACTATTCAATATAGCAGAAGAATTAGCAATCAAAAATGA
- a CDS encoding S8 family serine peptidase, translated as MGKKLFKTIASVAAAAVISSAIPSFANAEENFDRIKQTYDQTQKNARTLSATFNLANVFDRQIMIKTKTAKSVLSKKFGLSFVENTSSLIGEDLYIARVPDKLNYVSTLNKLKGSSFIEIAEPNYIQDKVSGIPNDEYYPMQWHLPKIGAPSIWPLIQNKKQVTVAVLDSGVDTRHPDLAGQLLPGYNVQTGSSDVTDTVGHGTAVAGTIAAKMNNGIGTVGVNPYAKILPIKVGGQKIAVSDSIKGINYAISKGAKVINMSYGGSSYSELEFDALLRAASKGITVIAATGNDGRTVNYPAAYPTVLSVGSTNEKNQVSSFSSRGTLLDVVAPGENIGTLGLNNQYGAAVGTSFAAPIVSGMASYILSVSPNMPPVGVEYLLEKGATNLASKPNIWSTKAGYGLVNGIRTFNTDLPNLKGDIGNTRSKAKAISVNKKYTNKFDIPLDSDWYKLKVTKTMKVKVDLSAVRNIDGLIWFDKYSSGKTSMETLYNKGKLGKAESFTRTLKPGTYYFQVMEFNNHWSPQAYSFKVTKLDTTPPAAPKVKSITTKSTKLTGKAEKGAKLTLKKGSKVIAKGKASSKSTFSIKIPKQKKGTILYLTATDAAGNKSKATKIVVKKAK; from the coding sequence ATGGGGAAAAAACTTTTTAAAACAATTGCCTCAGTTGCCGCTGCTGCGGTCATTAGTAGTGCAATACCTAGTTTTGCCAATGCTGAGGAGAATTTTGATCGGATTAAGCAAACCTATGATCAAACACAAAAAAACGCTCGCACCTTGTCTGCAACATTCAATTTAGCAAATGTATTTGATCGCCAAATTATGATTAAGACAAAAACAGCAAAGTCCGTACTTTCAAAGAAATTTGGTTTATCATTTGTTGAAAATACTAGTAGTCTCATAGGAGAAGATTTATATATTGCCAGAGTCCCAGACAAATTGAATTATGTCAGTACACTTAATAAGCTAAAAGGCTCATCTTTCATTGAAATAGCAGAACCAAATTACATACAAGATAAAGTAAGCGGGATTCCTAATGATGAATATTACCCTATGCAATGGCACTTACCAAAGATCGGTGCACCATCTATATGGCCGCTAATTCAAAACAAAAAACAAGTAACTGTAGCCGTTCTTGATTCAGGTGTGGATACGAGACATCCCGACTTAGCAGGACAATTATTGCCGGGGTATAATGTCCAAACTGGTTCAAGTGATGTTACTGATACTGTGGGACATGGAACAGCTGTAGCAGGTACCATTGCAGCGAAAATGAATAATGGAATTGGTACGGTTGGTGTGAATCCATATGCGAAAATTCTCCCAATTAAAGTAGGAGGCCAGAAAATCGCAGTATCTGATTCAATAAAAGGAATCAATTATGCAATTTCTAAAGGTGCAAAGGTCATTAATATGAGTTATGGCGGTTCATCGTATAGCGAATTGGAATTTGATGCCTTGCTTCGTGCGGCTTCTAAGGGAATTACAGTGATTGCAGCAACAGGCAATGATGGCAGAACTGTTAATTACCCAGCTGCATACCCTACCGTGTTAAGTGTTGGCTCGACTAATGAAAAGAATCAGGTTTCAAGTTTTTCAAGCAGAGGAACATTACTTGATGTAGTAGCACCAGGGGAAAACATCGGAACACTGGGATTAAATAATCAATACGGAGCAGCTGTTGGAACATCCTTTGCCGCACCGATTGTTAGTGGGATGGCATCATACATCCTGTCAGTTTCACCGAATATGCCGCCAGTTGGTGTAGAATATTTATTGGAAAAAGGGGCAACGAACTTAGCGAGTAAACCAAACATTTGGAGTACAAAAGCTGGTTACGGATTGGTTAATGGAATTAGAACATTTAATACAGATCTCCCGAATTTAAAAGGAGATATTGGGAATACACGAAGTAAAGCAAAAGCAATCTCTGTAAATAAAAAGTATACTAATAAATTTGATATTCCATTAGACAGTGACTGGTACAAATTGAAGGTCACGAAGACAATGAAAGTAAAAGTTGATTTAAGCGCTGTCCGAAATATTGATGGTCTCATCTGGTTTGACAAATATTCCAGCGGAAAGACATCAATGGAAACACTCTATAATAAAGGAAAGCTAGGAAAAGCGGAAAGCTTTACTAGAACGTTGAAACCGGGAACTTATTACTTCCAAGTAATGGAGTTCAATAATCATTGGTCGCCACAAGCTTATTCATTTAAAGTAACGAAATTAGATACAACACCACCAGCAGCACCGAAAGTAAAAAGTATTACAACTAAATCTACGAAACTAACAGGTAAAGCTGAAAAAGGTGCAAAACTAACGCTTAAAAAAGGTTCAAAAGTAATAGCAAAAGGAAAAGCTTCATCCAAATCCACCTTTTCCATTAAAATACCAAAACAGAAAAAAGGAACAATTCTTTACCTGACAGCAACTGACGCCGCAGGAAACAAAAGCAAAGCAACCAAAATCGTAGTGAAAAAGGCAAAATAA
- a CDS encoding S8 family peptidase, which produces MRKRMLSVVASVAITALLSSILPTNANAQEKMSLNRLKASFYQQKNSRAVTSTINLSKVKDRQILIKTKDINKVFSKYSGIKRLNSHDILETKDLYIVRVPERLNYSTTLNTLKKLPFILSAEPNYLQERKVSAVRKPNDLYYKKQWYLNKIGVQALWPLIKPNAKPVTVAVLDTGVDVSHPDLKGQLVQGYDIVRHSKNVNDWDGHGTAVAGTIAAKMNNKLGIVGVNPFAKILPVRIGGEEIADSDSIAGIYYAIKHHADIINMSYGGSEGSEAEFDAILSAAQHGITVVAASGNEYGGEVEYPAAYPTVISVGSTNNKNKISDFSNVGPQLDLVAPGENIKVLALKNRYALEDGTSFSTPIVSGLVSIIKSISPSLKPNMIEYILEKGAIPLSKSASTWNQNSGYGMVRAINPSSIKLPNVNDDVSDDRAKAKTIALNKTYTNKYDLPMDSDWYKLEVTKNMTLKVELSGVTNMDGIVWVDKMSKGKVTKEEMHNKGKLGAKESFTYKVTPGTYYFQILEANNHWSTKPYSFKIKKV; this is translated from the coding sequence ATGAGAAAAAGGATGTTAAGTGTAGTTGCATCTGTTGCTATTACGGCATTATTAAGCAGTATTCTGCCAACAAATGCAAATGCACAAGAAAAGATGAGTCTGAATAGGTTAAAAGCAAGTTTTTATCAACAGAAGAACAGTAGGGCCGTAACATCCACCATTAATCTTTCAAAGGTAAAAGATCGCCAAATCCTAATTAAAACAAAGGATATTAACAAAGTGTTTTCAAAATATAGTGGAATTAAACGATTAAATAGCCATGATATTTTGGAAACGAAAGATTTATATATTGTCAGAGTTCCAGAACGACTGAATTATTCTACTACCTTAAATACATTAAAAAAACTACCGTTTATCTTATCGGCCGAACCGAATTATTTGCAAGAAAGGAAGGTTAGCGCGGTACGAAAACCTAATGATCTATACTACAAAAAACAATGGTATTTAAATAAAATTGGCGTACAAGCTCTTTGGCCATTAATCAAACCAAATGCCAAGCCTGTAACAGTGGCAGTGCTCGATACTGGGGTAGATGTATCCCATCCAGATTTAAAGGGCCAACTTGTGCAAGGGTATGATATTGTCCGGCATTCGAAAAATGTAAATGACTGGGATGGTCATGGGACAGCGGTAGCGGGAACAATTGCAGCAAAAATGAATAATAAACTTGGTATTGTTGGTGTAAATCCTTTTGCAAAAATCCTTCCTGTCAGAATTGGAGGAGAGGAAATTGCTGATTCAGATTCCATTGCTGGAATTTACTATGCAATTAAACATCATGCCGATATTATTAATATGAGCTATGGTGGCTCGGAAGGCAGCGAAGCGGAATTTGATGCCATTTTGAGTGCTGCACAGCATGGAATTACGGTAGTTGCAGCATCAGGTAATGAGTACGGAGGGGAAGTTGAGTATCCGGCTGCTTATCCAACGGTCATCAGTGTTGGTTCAACGAATAATAAAAATAAGATATCTGACTTCTCTAATGTTGGTCCCCAATTAGATTTAGTCGCACCAGGTGAAAACATAAAAGTATTAGCATTGAAAAATAGATATGCATTGGAAGATGGCACATCATTTTCTACACCAATTGTCAGCGGACTTGTCTCAATCATTAAATCGATATCTCCTTCGTTAAAACCGAATATGATTGAATATATCCTTGAAAAAGGTGCCATCCCTTTATCAAAATCTGCAAGTACTTGGAATCAGAACAGTGGATATGGGATGGTGAGAGCAATCAATCCATCAAGCATCAAACTTCCTAATGTAAATGACGATGTAAGTGATGATCGTGCCAAGGCAAAAACGATTGCTTTAAATAAAACATACACGAATAAATACGATCTTCCGATGGATAGTGATTGGTATAAGTTGGAAGTGACGAAAAACATGACACTAAAAGTAGAGCTAAGTGGTGTTACTAACATGGACGGTATCGTTTGGGTAGATAAAATGTCAAAGGGAAAAGTGACAAAAGAAGAAATGCATAACAAAGGAAAACTAGGTGCAAAAGAAAGCTTCACCTATAAAGTTACACCCGGAACCTATTACTTTCAAATTTTAGAAGCCAATAATCATTGGTCAACAAAACCATACAGTTTTAAAATAAAAAAGGTGTAG